Sequence from the Segatella copri genome:
GAAGTTGAACACGCTGGCGTACCTTGTTGAGTGCCCACTGTGCCTCACTGTCGTGATTGAGAGCATTCTCTGTCTCTGCATACATCAGCAATACCTCTGCATAGCGGAGCAAGCGGATGTTCAATGGATTGTGAGGTGCATCGTATGGACTAGGGCGCCTGTTCACTGGGATGAAGAGCTTCATGTTGCAACGGCCAGACTTATGCTTGCTGGCTGAAATCACGTATGGGTTGTCCTCATTCCATGTTGGGTCACCAGGAACTTCTGTCTGTCCATCGTGAAGGATGGTATAGCGAAGTCGAATCTCGTCTCCTGCATCCTTGAAAGCCTTTTCCAGGTTGCTGGTAGGAAGACCCCATGCCCAACCAGCGTCGTCACGTGAACCAACCAAGACAGAGTAGCGCTCACCCAGAGAATACTGGGTATCATCACTGGTCTGAATCTCGAAGAGACTCTCCTTGCCATTGTTATAGTCGATGTTCCAAACCTGGCTAAAGTCATCCATCAGTTCATATTCCGGTGTTCCGCTGGCATGAGAGCCACGGCAGGTGAGTTCCTGCAGGATAGGCTCAGCTTCAGCATACTTACCCTGGTAGAGATATGCCTTTGCCAACATACCCTTGGCAGCACCGCTGGTAGCACGACCGATGTCGTTGGCAGATAGCTCTGCCTTCTTTGGAAGATCGGCGAGGGCATCCTTGAAGTCCTGCTCAATCTGAGCGTAGGTTTCTGCGCTGGTAGCTCGGGTGATACCCTGAACCTCAGAAGGCATCTTGAGTGACATTACCAATGGTACACCGCCAAAGTTCTTCACCAGTTCGAAGTAGTAGAAACCGCGGAGGAACTTAGCCTCGGCAATCAGTCGCTTCTGATACTTCTCGTCGTTGAATTTCAGTTGTGCAATCTTTTCGATGGCGATGTTGCACTGGGTGATACCCTTGTAGCGATACTGCCAGAAGTTCTGTACAGCATTACCCAAGTCGATGGTGTTGCCGGTAAACATGGCTGCTGCTCTATATTCACCCGGGTCCTGTGTGGTGTTACCCATCCAGCAATCATCGGTGGTAATGTTGCAGAGGTTGTAGAATTTGTAAATCTGCCACCAGTCATCACATGCGATGAAGTTGTAGCAACCGGTAATCTGCTTTTCACATTCTTCCTCGGTGGTGAAGTAGTTCTCCATATCCTGCTGACCGCGGATAGGCTCCTCAAGGAAGTCGGAGCAAGATGTCAAGCCCATAGTCAAGGCAGAAGCCAAGGTCAAACCTATGATATATCTTTTCATAATCTTGTTTCTTATTTTAATGATTACATATATTATAATAATGTATATTCCCTGCGATTAGAAGCTCATGTTCAAACCGAAGAGGAAGGTACGTGGGTTAGGATAACCTGTGTAGTCGATACCTGCCTCTGTTACACTTTTACCCATTGATGCTGCTTCTGGATCTGCACCAGAGTAGTTGGTGATGGTAAAGAGGTTCTGAGCTGAGAATGACAAACGCAAGTTCAGCTTGTTGTTGAACCACTGCTTAGGCAAGGTGTAACCAATCTGGAGCAACTTGCAGCGGAAGTAAGAACCATCCTCTACGAAGAAGTCGCTTACTCGCTTGTAGTTCATGTTGGAATCGTTGACAGAGAGGCGAGGGTATTCTGCACCTGTGTTGTCGGTTCTCCAGGTCTTGTCGTAAGTGCCGGCATATACATTCTGACCGTCGGTTCCTGCATAGCGACCGATGTTCTTGTTGAAGATGTCGTTGCCGAAGGTTCCGTAGAAGTTGGCTACGAGGTCGAAGCCCTTGTATGCCGCATTCAGGTTCAAACCTACCATGAGGTCTGGGAATGGATTACCGATATGAGTCTTATCGTTGCTGTCGATAACGCCATCATTATTCAAATCCACGAAGCGGAGGTCACCTGGCTTGGCATTTGGCTGCAATGACTCGCCATGCTCGTTGGTGTATGACTTCACTTCTGTCTCGTTCTGGAAGATACCTGCTGTCTTGTAACCCCAGAACTGGCTGAGAGATTCGCCCTCGGCATTGCGAACGATGTAGTCGCCACTGAATCCACCTGTCCAGATGTAGTCACCATTCAGTTTCACTGCCTTGTTCTTCACCTGAGAAAGATTCAGACCTACGCCGTAGGTGAAGTCCTGGATTTGGTCGTTCCAATTGATACCAAGTTCCCAACCAGATGCCTTCATTTTACCTACGTTCTCCCACATCTGTCCGTTCCACATTGGGTAACCGAGGATGAGGAGGTTGTCTTTCTTCATCAGCATATCGTGAGATGTCTTCTCGAAGTAATCCGCTGTAATCTTCAGGCGGCTCTGGAGAAGAGCGAGGTCAAGCCCCACGTTCCAGTCCTCCACGGTTTCCCACTTCAGGTTAGTGTTTCCGATACCGCTCACAGTAGAACCGATGATGCGGTTTGGAGTTCCACCGAATACATAGGTTGTTGTACCGATAGAGCTGAGATATGCCGAGTTGTCGATGTTCTGGTTACCAACCTTACCCCAACCAGCACGGATCTTGATGTCATCAAACACCTTCTGGTTCTTCATGAACTCCTCGCTGGTAAGGCGATAAGCTCCAGATACAGATGGGAAGGTAGCCCATTTGTTGTCCTTGGAGAACTTGGAAGAACCATCCACACGGATAGATGCTGTGAGGTAGTACTTCTCTGCGTAGTTGTACATTACACGTCCCAGGTAAGATACCAGCGAAGTGAAGCTGTCGGTACCCGTAGCTGCCGGGTTCTTGGTTCCTGAACTAGGGTAGCGCAGAGACTCATCATTATTTGGAATGTTCTCTGAGTAAGCATTAGCCCAGTAGTCCTGGAAGCGCTCCATAGTGTAACCGCCCATCAAGTTGATGTTGTGTTTCTTGTTGAGGGTTGTCATGTAGTTCACGGTGTTGGTCCAGTTCCAGTCCACCCAGTTCTCCATCTTTCTGGTAGCATTGTTGTTCTGGTTCTGCTCCAGGTTGTCGATGAAGAAGTTAACGTTGAACGAATCGGTTCTGCGGAAGCGGGCGTTCAAGCCGAATGCTGATTTGATGGTCAATCCCTTGATTGGGGTGAGACTTACGTATGGAGTTGCGAGCAATCCATATTCGCTAGCACCAGAGTCCATACGTGCCATAGAAGCCACTGGGTTCCATTCCTGGTTGTTGTGCGAACGGTCATAGTTGCTGTATGGATTGCTGGTCCATTCGCTTTTTGGTCGCATCACTGGAGTAGTTGGATCCATCGCCATGATGGCACTCATCAGTCCTGGGGTGTCATCCCACTGCTCGTAGCGAGGAGTGAAGTCAACACCAGCCTTGACAATCTTATTGAAATTGTATTCGGTAGAGAAACGTGCAGAGAGTTTCTGCCACTGACCTACCTTGTACTGAGAGTCCTGCTTGTAGTAACCGATGCTTCCAGAGTAAATCATCTTGTCGTTACCGCCAGAGAAAGAGATGTCGTAGTTCTGCTGTACGGCTACATCGTTGATACATTCTTTCCACCAGTCTGTATAGGTATCAGCGCTTCCCTTGAAAGGAGAAACGTTGCCATCATTGGTATAACGAGCATCAAACACTTTCTTGTATTCCTGAGAGTCTGCCATATTCTGCTTCTTCAATGTTTGGAGACCTACGGTGGCTGTGACATTGAATTTGGCATCTCCCTTCTTGCCTTTTTTTGTGGTGATCAAAATCACACCATTCGAAGCACGGGTACCATAGATAGCTGATGCAGAGGCATCCTTCAATACCTGCATGCTCTCGATGTCGTTCTGGTTGAGGAAGTTGATGTTGGTACCTACAGGCATACCATCTACAACGTAGAGAGGATCAGAACCATTCACGGTAGTGACACCACGGATGATGACACGAGGAGAAGCACCAGGACCACCGGCGCCACTGATCTGTACACCGTTCACCTGACCCTGAAGGGCGTTCATCACGTTACCGGTAGAGAGCTTTTCCAGCTTGTCGCCCTTGATGGCTGAGATAGAACTGGTGAGGTCGCCCTTCTTTACCTGACCATAACCGATGACAACCACCTCGTTCAAGTCGTTGGCATCGTCCTTCAGCACAAAGTTGATCTGTGAACGGTTGCCAACCTTTTCTTCCTGGTTTGCCATACCTACGTATGAGATAACAAGGGTAGCGTTCTTGTCGGCATCGATGGTATAATGACCATCCAGGTCGGTAACAGCACCTCTGTTGCTACCTTTCACCTTGATGTATGCTCCAATAACTGGTTCGTTGTTGCTGTCCACGACATTACCCGTCACTTTCACGCTCTGAGCGTTCATATTGAGGGCGAAACTGGTTGCCATGGCTGCTATGATATATTTCTTGTTCATATTACAATGTTTCTAATATTCTAGATGACTGTTCTTTCACACGTGTTATACTATTTGATAGGGATGATGCGAGAACGCAAGAGAGCGTAGTCGAACTCGAAGAGATACTTTCCTGTAGCAGGAACCTTTACCTTCTTCATGTTGTCACCGCCGTTGAGCTTGTTGGCCTCGTTCTCATCGGAACCATCGAAGCGCCAGTAAGGCTCTGGCCACCAACCCCACCAGTGAGTCTGGCTGATGGTGAATTCGATTTCATCACCTGCCTTGAGGTTCATTTCGCGATAGAGGCGATATGGGTTGTTCTCGTCCTGATTCAAGATGAATGCACCTGCGTTCTGATTGGTTGTCCATTCGCCGGCTCCCTCTGGCAAGTAACCCTTACCTGCTAGACAAATCTGTGCAGGCTGTGCGCCAGAACCGTCGTTGAAGTCAATCGTGGTAGAACCGTTGAGGGTCATCTTCTTGGTTGTAGGAGTATATTCCTCTACCTTGTATTCACCTGTGATGATATTGAAGTTGATTTCGTAGTAACCCACCTTTTCCAAGATGATAGGCTTTGCATCGCTAGCCTTGCGGGTGAGCAAACCTGTCTTCTCGTCAACACCGAAGCAGAGAGGAACGAAATCGGTCTTCTGTGGAATGAAGCGTATGCCTGTGCCTGGCTTCTGGTTGTAGTAGCGGGCACGATACTGGAATTCGCCCACGTGATCAACCAGCATTGGTACACCATAAACATCGCTTGTCAGTTCTGCTGCAGAGTTGACATCTGCAAGATACATCTTCTCAAAGTCAACCAAGTCGCTGACGATGATGGTGCTCTTCTGCTCGGTCATGTTGTCCATACTGTCATACACCTTGATGCTCATCTCGTAATCGGCATCTTCTGATGGGAATGTATATTCCTCGCTGTATTCGTACTCGGTACCAGAGAGTGTTACCTCGTCGTGCTTGTTGATGCCAGGAATATCAATGACCAACTTCTTCAACGACTTGTTGTCGGATACGGCAACATTGAGCAGGAATGTTGGGTCTTCCTTCATCACGTTCACCTTATTAGATGGTGCTACTGTGAATACCGGGAAGGTAAAGTCGCCGTCACCCTTGATGGTGATGTTGGCTGTTGATACTTTTCCCACCACGTCTTCAACGGTCACTTCCAATGGGAAGCTGGAGTTGTCGGTCCAGTCGTCTGCAGGAGTATAAGCATAGTCGAGATTATACTCATGGAGCAGGGAATCTTTGTAGATGTCGAGCAGGTTGATGGTCTTGTCGAGGAGCATTCCCTCGTTCTTGAGTCGGATAGACTTGATACCGTCGGCATCGCTAATCTTACCTGTGATGTTGAAGGTACGTCCTGGTTCGGCATGAATCAGGTCTGATGTTAATGAAATCGTTGGATTCTGACCATCCACTGTAGGATAATCATCATCGCTACTGCATGCCTGGAATGTGAATCCACCCAAAGCAATTGCAGCCCATAAAAGGGCATTCTTTAGATTAAATGGTTGATGTGCCATAAGACATTCTTTTTAGTTCTTTATATTTTGTTGTTTTGTTTATTATGCGTTAGTTGAGTAACTTTGCGTTAGTTGAACAACTTTCGTGTTGTTTATTCGGTTGCAAATGTACGGCGATTATTGAGAATCAATGGAGAAAAATCATTCAAATGGGGGTATAAATCGTGCACTGAAAGATTTGTGCCGCTGTTTTTGATGTTTTTTAGCTTGTTTCTTGCCTGATTTAAGGAGCTTTTTGCTAATTTTGCAGCAAATTGAAAATTAAAAACCATATACCTTCGATGAATATGATAGAAATAAAAAAGACACTTTGGGTGGTCTTCATCTGTTTGATGGGGCATATTGTTGCCTTGGCTCAGAAGTATCAAGTCAGACCATTGGATTTGGAGCAGGGCTTATCGTGCAATTATGTTGTAAGCATAGCGCAAGATAAATATGGCTTTCTTTGGTTTGCTACCGAAGAAGGCTTGAATCGGTTTGATGGTAATAGCTTCTTTACTTATTACAAGCAAAGAGACAGAAAGGGCATCTCCAGCAGTGAATTGAACTGTGTGATTGATGATGCCAAGGAACCTGTAGTCTGGATTGGAACCAAGAATGATGGTCTCAATTCCTTTAACTATCAAACAGAAGAATGGCATAGCTATAAGCATGACGGCAAGAATCCTTCCAGCATTGCAACGAATGATATTACGCATATCACCCCCTCTGCCAATGGTAAACTCTGGATTACCACCTATTGGAAAGGTGTAGAACTGTTTGATCCCGAAACCGGCAGGTTTGTGCATTTTGATAAAGATAGAGTGCAAGGTTTGCCTGATAACCAATTGTGGTGTGTGCTCGATTTGGGAAATGGCAATCTTTTGGTGGGACATGTCAAGAGTGGATTATCCATCATAGATACCCAACATTTAACTGCCCGGAATTTTAAGCACAACGCCCAAGACATCTACTCTATTTCGGGTAATGAGGTGATTTGTCTGTATCGCGACAAAAAAGGAACGATATGGATCGGTACTAATATGGGTATAGATATTTACGACCCACTTAGCCAGCGATTTCTGCATGTGGCAGATCAAACCATCAAGAATCATCGTATTTTTGATTTCTGTGAATTGCCGAATGGTAATATGCTTGTAGCAACCGAGCAGATGGGTATAGCTGTATTGGATGTTGCCAACAAATCATTTACTGCAAGTACTCAGATTCCATGTTCTTTCATCAGCGAGGGGTTGGAAGATTTTAATCTTACGGGTAATAGTGTGCGAAGCCTATTGCTAGATAAATATAATAATGTATGGGCAGGATTTTATGGTAGCGGCATCAATTTCCTGACTCAATCTGTTGCGTCATTCAGTACCATCCGGGCTGGTGTTCCTGATCAGCTGCAACGACTTACGGAGAAATCTGTGATGGGATTGGTTTTCGATAAGAATGGGCAGCTATGGGTAGGTACTGATGGTAAAGGACTGAATGTCTTCTCGCCAGAAAGAAAACGATTGGCTACCTATGAACATGAAGGTGGCAGTATCGTGACAGCTGCAACTCGAGATAGCAATGGTAATTTGTGGTTTGGATCTTTCTATCAGGGTGCTACCGTAAAGATGGCGGGTGGAGGTTTCCGCAAGGTTTCGCCAGATGCGCATGAAGATGTCAGATGTTTCTATGAAGATGACAAGCAGCAGATGTGGATAGGTACCGCTCATGGCATCTATGTGGTTGATATCAAGCGGATGAAGGTGGTAAATAATTATCATCTTGGCAATGATATGGTACGTGCCATCTGTATGGATGCACAGCATAGAGTCTGGGTGGGCTATTTCGGCATTGGCATTGAGGTGTTTTCGCCTCAAATGAAGCGGATCAAGTCGTTTAATTCAACTAAGGGTGAAAAGGAATATATTCCTTCCAATGCGGTGAATCATCTGATGCGTGATTCCCAAGGTCGTATTTGGGCAGCTACCAACGAGGGAGCCATCTGCTTTGATGTAAAGCATCAGGATAGACACGTGATTTATGACCAGAGACAGGGAATGAGCAATATCCATGTGCGTGCCATTATAGAAGATGAGATGCACAACATCTGGATGAGCACCAATCGTGGTATCAGTTGCTTAAAGGCAGGAAAAGCTGGTAGGTTTATCAATTTTAATGAGAAAGATAATGTCGTTAAGGCTAATTTCAACGATGGTAGTGTGGCTCGTTCCGAACAGGGTATTATCTATTTTGGTTCGGCTCAGGGATTATGCTGTTTCCAGCCAAGACAAGTCTTGTCTGTCAGTCGGGCTCCTGAACCGATAATTACTTCGTTGCGGCTGATTCGTGGTATAGAGCAAACTGATAGTGTCATCAATCTTGCCATACGCAACCATATCTCGTTGGCGTATGATGAAAATTCCTTTGCGGTAAATTTTACCGTACGGAACTTTGCCATGGAGAACCATGTGGAGTATAGCTATATGCTCTCTGGTTTGCAGAATGATTGGATTACTGCTCAGTATGGAACGATTACTTTACGCGATATTCCACCAGGAACCTATCAGTTGCAGGTACGAGCTCGCTTTCATAACCAGCCATGGTCTTCTGAAATAGCCGAGTTTACCATCATCGTTCGGCCTCCGTTCTGGCTTTCATGGTGGGCTAAGTTGTGCTATACCTTATTCGTTTTGGCGATAGTGTATCTGGCTTTGAGAATATATCAGCGTCATCTCCGCTTGAAATTCGAGTTGAAAGCAGAAAAGGTGCACCATGAGAAGGAACAGAAACTTAACGAGGAACGCCTGCGCTTCTTTACCAATATCACTCACGAACTTCGCACGCCACTTACGCTGATTCTCGGTCCGCTCGATGACATCTCGCATTCGTCGGATATTACGAAGGCCGTGAAGCATAAGCTGGCGGTGATACATCAGAGTGCGGTGAGATTGAACGAACTGATTACGCAGATATTGGAATTCAGAAAGACGGAGACCGATAACCGTCAGCTTCGTGTGGTGAAGGCAAACGTGGTGGATGCCGTGCATGAGGTTTCTTTGAAGTACGAGGAATTGGCACAGAAGCCTGACGTCGCCATTAAGTTTGTGGCTCCAGAGAATCCGATCATGATGTATATCGACAAGGAGGTCATCGCCATTATCTTGGATAATCTGGTATCGAATGCTATCAAATATACCGATCAGGGTAATATTGATATCAGTGTGGAGCGTCGTCGCAGCGGGGAACATCATTTGGTGGATATCACGGTGAGTGATACGGGCCATGGCATCTCTGCAAAGGCATTGCCGCATATTTTCGATCGTTATTATCAGGAGAATGGAACCCATCAGGCTTCCGGCACAGGTATTGGTCTCTCGCTGGTCAAGAAGTTAGTGACCCTGCATCATGGTGAGGTGAAGGTAGAAAGCAATCTGGAGCAGGGTACCAGTTTCATCGTCACTCTGGATGAGAATGAAATTTATCCCGATGCCTTGCGAGGTGATGAGAATGCTTCTGCTAAATTGCAGGGTAATGATGCTGCATCTGGTGTCCTCAATTTGGAGGAAGCTGTGCTCAGTGTGGAGAATGGCAAGCCGTTGCTCCTCGTGGTAGAGGACAATAGGGAGATACTCGACTATGTGGCAGAATCGTTTATTGACGAGTTTGATGTGTTGAAGGCTGGTGATGGTCGGGAAGGATTGGCTTTGGCATTGAATAAGGTGCCTGATGTAATCATTTCAGATGTCATGATGCCAAATATGGATGGCAATGCCATGTGCAGGGCCTTGAAGAAAGATATACGCACGAGTCATATTCCTATCATTCTTCTTACGGCGAAGGATTCTTTCGAAGCCAAGGAGAAGGGCTATGACTCGGGTGCCGATTCGTATATCACCAAACCTTTCACGCATTCGCTCTTGCGTAGCCGAATCCTTAACCTCTTGCAGCAGCGTCGGCGTGACAAGATGCTGATACAGGAATCGAAGGAAACCAATTTGGCACAGAAGAAAGAGCAGTTGAGGGAATCGCTCAATAAGGTAGATCAGGAATTCTTTGACAAGTTGAATAAGCTGATAGAAGAGAATATCAGTGGTGATGTGGATGTTAACTTGATTGCCAGTAACTTGGCGGTAAGTACCAGTACGCTCTATCGCAAGATGAAGGCGCTCACGGGTATATCTACCAACGAATATATCCGCAAGTATAAGATGCAGTATGCCGAGCATTTGCTTCTGGAGGGTAAGTATAGCATCAGTGAGATCTCCTTTATGGTAGGTATGAATAGCGTGGCTTATTTCCGCCGGTGTTTCAAGGCTGAATATGGGGAGATTCCTTCTGAATATCTCAAGAAATTGCAGAAAATGTAATATTGGTATAGCAATAGTTCGTTAATAATTCAATAATGTGCTAAGCAGCTATACGCTGTAAGCACGAGAGATCTTTGAAAATCTTGCTAATTAAAGTTCGGTTCGGGGTGTACCCGCTTGCTTTAAAAATTCGTTTCACCAGATAAATGTTGGTCATCAGTGACTTGAATGAAGACATAGAATATTCCATTCCCAGCTCCTTCATAGTTACCTTGGCAACATTTAGTGATGTGAATGAAGCATTGAAAGCAAAATCGAGTTTCCACTTATCGCGAGCCTGGTAGTCCATAAGACCAGTATAGCCTTTGGCGTCACGAAAGCAAAATTCGATATGGAACCTGGTTCTATAATAAAGAAGTACCTCTTCACCCGAAAGTAAGGGGTCTGTAGAGAAGAATAGTTTCTTCTTGCCATTCGGCATCTGCCAGATGACAAGTCTAACTTTACACCTGAGTGCCTTGGAATAGGCTATCAAAGTATAAGCTGTTCCTTCTATATCTTTCATCTCCATCTTCCCTGTTTACCAAAGAAGCGCTTGGCAAGTGAGACATTAAGTTTGAGCCAGTCAATGCTTTTCGACTTTTTTAAGCCGAATGCGTTGCGATAGGTTTGCTCAACATGCGAGCCATACCTCCCCATTTGGGTGAAATTTATCTTTCTTGGTATTACCATGAACAAAATTATCACCTCGATGAGTATTTTCTCGAAACTTTTTGTTAACTTTGCAGCCGAATCTTCAACTGCATCTTTAAAGATATCCATATATTGGTCAAGTCCTGTATTCATATAATTTTGCGTTTGTCGTGATTTGCAAAGTTACTGAAAAATCAGTGACTTGACCAACTTTTTATAGTTAAGTTTTCATAAGTATTTCTTAATATAAGTTATTGATTTACAGACGATTAAATGTTAATTTAACGCTGTATTGTATCATATTCGGGTCGCCATACAAAGCTTTTGCCCCTACAGGGCGCCAGGCGTGGGGACATGAATACCCAGGGCGAATGCCCTGGGCTAGGAGCTTCTGCCCTTTCAGGGCGTGAGGGAAATTGCAGGGGGCGTGAAAGGAATTGCAGGGATGCGTGAGGGAGAATGGCGTTTAATCTGTTAAAAACATCACACGTATTATAATAAACATTAAATTAAAGTGAGCGTCATAACGCTCAATTTTTATTTGGTTATTTGAATGTTTTTTATTACCTTTGCACGAAATTTTGAAATTATGAAAAAAATGAAGCATATTAACAGCAATCACCTCGACTTTATGAAGAAAAGGTGTTTCGGAAGCTTAGGAGAACTCCTAAGCGAGCTGTGGTATGCTATAATTACAAACAATCGGTCGAGATGCCAGGTATCTGCGACCAAGTATCAACTTAATGCCATATCAACAACCAGAAAGTAAACACAACCCTACCCGCCCCCACACCTTACGGATAGT
This genomic interval carries:
- a CDS encoding RagB/SusD family nutrient uptake outer membrane protein, producing MKRYIIGLTLASALTMGLTSCSDFLEEPIRGQQDMENYFTTEEECEKQITGCYNFIACDDWWQIYKFYNLCNITTDDCWMGNTTQDPGEYRAAAMFTGNTIDLGNAVQNFWQYRYKGITQCNIAIEKIAQLKFNDEKYQKRLIAEAKFLRGFYYFELVKNFGGVPLVMSLKMPSEVQGITRATSAETYAQIEQDFKDALADLPKKAELSANDIGRATSGAAKGMLAKAYLYQGKYAEAEPILQELTCRGSHASGTPEYELMDDFSQVWNIDYNNGKESLFEIQTSDDTQYSLGERYSVLVGSRDDAGWAWGLPTSNLEKAFKDAGDEIRLRYTILHDGQTEVPGDPTWNEDNPYVISASKHKSGRCNMKLFIPVNRRPSPYDAPHNPLNIRLLRYAEVLLMYAETENALNHDSEAQWALNKVRQRVQLPEVTATGTALRDAIRTERRLELALEGTRLDDLRRWKMDDGKTMMEHVFGPNGTFVKYNMEESTDPYETTNQQENSNEGINFQAPRDLLFAIPNSEITMSNGTIKQNEGYN
- a CDS encoding SusC/RagA family TonB-linked outer membrane protein is translated as MNKKYIIAAMATSFALNMNAQSVKVTGNVVDSNNEPVIGAYIKVKGSNRGAVTDLDGHYTIDADKNATLVISYVGMANQEEKVGNRSQINFVLKDDANDLNEVVVIGYGQVKKGDLTSSISAIKGDKLEKLSTGNVMNALQGQVNGVQISGAGGPGASPRVIIRGVTTVNGSDPLYVVDGMPVGTNINFLNQNDIESMQVLKDASASAIYGTRASNGVILITTKKGKKGDAKFNVTATVGLQTLKKQNMADSQEYKKVFDARYTNDGNVSPFKGSADTYTDWWKECINDVAVQQNYDISFSGGNDKMIYSGSIGYYKQDSQYKVGQWQKLSARFSTEYNFNKIVKAGVDFTPRYEQWDDTPGLMSAIMAMDPTTPVMRPKSEWTSNPYSNYDRSHNNQEWNPVASMARMDSGASEYGLLATPYVSLTPIKGLTIKSAFGLNARFRRTDSFNVNFFIDNLEQNQNNNATRKMENWVDWNWTNTVNYMTTLNKKHNINLMGGYTMERFQDYWANAYSENIPNNDESLRYPSSGTKNPAATGTDSFTSLVSYLGRVMYNYAEKYYLTASIRVDGSSKFSKDNKWATFPSVSGAYRLTSEEFMKNQKVFDDIKIRAGWGKVGNQNIDNSAYLSSIGTTTYVFGGTPNRIIGSTVSGIGNTNLKWETVEDWNVGLDLALLQSRLKITADYFEKTSHDMLMKKDNLLILGYPMWNGQMWENVGKMKASGWELGINWNDQIQDFTYGVGLNLSQVKNKAVKLNGDYIWTGGFSGDYIVRNAEGESLSQFWGYKTAGIFQNETEVKSYTNEHGESLQPNAKPGDLRFVDLNNDGVIDSNDKTHIGNPFPDLMVGLNLNAAYKGFDLVANFYGTFGNDIFNKNIGRYAGTDGQNVYAGTYDKTWRTDNTGAEYPRLSVNDSNMNYKRVSDFFVEDGSYFRCKLLQIGYTLPKQWFNNKLNLRLSFSAQNLFTITNYSGADPEAASMGKSVTEAGIDYTGYPNPRTFLFGLNMSF
- a CDS encoding hybrid sensor histidine kinase/response regulator transcription factor — protein: MIEIKKTLWVVFICLMGHIVALAQKYQVRPLDLEQGLSCNYVVSIAQDKYGFLWFATEEGLNRFDGNSFFTYYKQRDRKGISSSELNCVIDDAKEPVVWIGTKNDGLNSFNYQTEEWHSYKHDGKNPSSIATNDITHITPSANGKLWITTYWKGVELFDPETGRFVHFDKDRVQGLPDNQLWCVLDLGNGNLLVGHVKSGLSIIDTQHLTARNFKHNAQDIYSISGNEVICLYRDKKGTIWIGTNMGIDIYDPLSQRFLHVADQTIKNHRIFDFCELPNGNMLVATEQMGIAVLDVANKSFTASTQIPCSFISEGLEDFNLTGNSVRSLLLDKYNNVWAGFYGSGINFLTQSVASFSTIRAGVPDQLQRLTEKSVMGLVFDKNGQLWVGTDGKGLNVFSPERKRLATYEHEGGSIVTAATRDSNGNLWFGSFYQGATVKMAGGGFRKVSPDAHEDVRCFYEDDKQQMWIGTAHGIYVVDIKRMKVVNNYHLGNDMVRAICMDAQHRVWVGYFGIGIEVFSPQMKRIKSFNSTKGEKEYIPSNAVNHLMRDSQGRIWAATNEGAICFDVKHQDRHVIYDQRQGMSNIHVRAIIEDEMHNIWMSTNRGISCLKAGKAGRFINFNEKDNVVKANFNDGSVARSEQGIIYFGSAQGLCCFQPRQVLSVSRAPEPIITSLRLIRGIEQTDSVINLAIRNHISLAYDENSFAVNFTVRNFAMENHVEYSYMLSGLQNDWITAQYGTITLRDIPPGTYQLQVRARFHNQPWSSEIAEFTIIVRPPFWLSWWAKLCYTLFVLAIVYLALRIYQRHLRLKFELKAEKVHHEKEQKLNEERLRFFTNITHELRTPLTLILGPLDDISHSSDITKAVKHKLAVIHQSAVRLNELITQILEFRKTETDNRQLRVVKANVVDAVHEVSLKYEELAQKPDVAIKFVAPENPIMMYIDKEVIAIILDNLVSNAIKYTDQGNIDISVERRRSGEHHLVDITVSDTGHGISAKALPHIFDRYYQENGTHQASGTGIGLSLVKKLVTLHHGEVKVESNLEQGTSFIVTLDENEIYPDALRGDENASAKLQGNDAASGVLNLEEAVLSVENGKPLLLVVEDNREILDYVAESFIDEFDVLKAGDGREGLALALNKVPDVIISDVMMPNMDGNAMCRALKKDIRTSHIPIILLTAKDSFEAKEKGYDSGADSYITKPFTHSLLRSRILNLLQQRRRDKMLIQESKETNLAQKKEQLRESLNKVDQEFFDKLNKLIEENISGDVDVNLIASNLAVSTSTLYRKMKALTGISTNEYIRKYKMQYAEHLLLEGKYSISEISFMVGMNSVAYFRRCFKAEYGEIPSEYLKKLQKM